A DNA window from Clavibacter sepedonicus contains the following coding sequences:
- a CDS encoding glycoside hydrolase family 28 protein, with protein MPGRTASAAEEASPPDTARIQRGLDACAGTGGAVRLSTSGAATDFLSGPLVVRPGEVLLVDPAATLFASRNAAAYQVAGHGRCGTIGGDGLGCAPFLAVGSGSGVESTRAADGTQGRIDGRGDATLLGSATTWWALSAQAKAGGNQNVPRLIKAQRSNDVTVADVDLIDSPGQHISFNDGVGLTVWGVVVFTPANARNTDGIDPAGAQDVTIADSYIMDGDDGIAIKASDAPSAHITIRGNTLTGTHGISLGRQTTAGISDVLIDGNTISGKDRYGNQSVAAGGIRIKSSAAAGGLVRDITFRDTCIDLVKAPVVFDSRYESGSGTHIPSFTGIVVDGLRATNSVKGAASVLEGFDAAHPLGLLLRRVDVDDPDVRAAYADITTQGAHFGGVPLTASGAGVRVTAQADAGAAPACG; from the coding sequence ATGCCGGGACGGACCGCGAGCGCGGCCGAGGAGGCCTCCCCGCCGGACACCGCGCGCATCCAGCGCGGCCTCGACGCCTGCGCGGGCACGGGCGGAGCGGTGCGCCTCAGCACCTCCGGTGCCGCGACCGACTTCCTCAGCGGTCCGCTCGTCGTCCGACCGGGCGAGGTGCTGCTCGTCGACCCCGCTGCCACCCTCTTCGCGTCGCGGAACGCGGCTGCCTACCAGGTGGCCGGTCACGGCCGCTGCGGCACCATCGGGGGAGACGGCCTGGGGTGCGCGCCCTTCCTCGCCGTCGGATCCGGCTCCGGGGTGGAGTCCACCCGGGCCGCCGACGGTACCCAGGGGCGGATCGACGGGCGCGGCGACGCGACCCTGCTCGGATCCGCGACCACCTGGTGGGCCCTTTCCGCGCAGGCGAAGGCCGGGGGCAACCAGAACGTGCCGCGGCTCATCAAGGCACAGCGCTCGAACGACGTGACCGTGGCCGACGTCGACCTCATCGACTCGCCCGGGCAGCACATCTCCTTCAATGACGGCGTCGGCCTCACCGTGTGGGGCGTCGTGGTGTTCACCCCGGCGAACGCCCGCAACACCGATGGCATCGACCCGGCCGGCGCCCAGGACGTCACCATCGCCGACTCCTACATCATGGACGGCGACGACGGCATCGCCATCAAGGCCTCCGACGCCCCGTCGGCGCACATCACGATCCGTGGCAACACGCTCACCGGCACGCACGGCATCTCCCTCGGTCGGCAGACCACCGCAGGGATCAGCGACGTGCTCATCGACGGCAACACCATCAGCGGCAAGGACAGGTACGGCAACCAGAGCGTCGCCGCCGGGGGGATCCGCATCAAGAGCTCGGCCGCGGCGGGCGGCCTGGTCCGCGACATCACGTTCCGCGACACCTGCATCGACCTGGTCAAGGCACCCGTGGTGTTCGACTCGCGGTACGAGTCCGGCAGCGGGACGCACATCCCCAGCTTCACCGGGATCGTCGTCGACGGCCTACGTGCCACGAACTCGGTGAAGGGGGCGGCGAGCGTGCTCGAGGGCTTCGATGCGGCGCATCCCCTCGGCCTGCTGCTACGGCGCGTGGACGTCGACGATCCGGACGTCCGCGCCGCGTACGCCGACATCACGACCCAGGGCGCCCACTTCGGCGGCGTGCCGCTCACGGCATCGGGGGCCGGGGTGCGGGTCACGGCGCAGGCCGACGCCGGCGCGGCACCCGCCTGCGGCTGA
- a CDS encoding ASCH domain-containing protein, with the protein MSDAGAQVIHFHRKHHDVIVSGEKATTVRWGEDLRVGPATFVFDEHATAVPLAGRVTSVRRHLLADLTPEDAHQPPGTDMARFAEQLRENYYPTMPASAAVVVAEIELGGVAPVG; encoded by the coding sequence ATGTCCGACGCAGGAGCCCAGGTGATCCACTTCCATCGGAAGCACCACGACGTCATCGTGAGCGGCGAGAAGGCCACCACCGTGCGTTGGGGCGAGGACCTGCGGGTCGGCCCGGCGACGTTCGTCTTCGACGAGCACGCCACCGCCGTCCCGCTCGCCGGACGCGTCACCTCCGTGCGGCGGCACCTCCTCGCGGATCTCACGCCGGAGGACGCGCACCAGCCGCCCGGCACGGACATGGCCCGGTTCGCCGAGCAGCTCCGCGAGAACTACTACCCGACCATGCCGGCGTCGGCGGCCGTCGTGGTCGCGGAGATCGAGCTCGGGGGCGTCGCGCCCGTCGGCTGA
- a CDS encoding response regulator transcription factor: MTDDLTVLIVDDDFRIARLHEGIVEQAPGFRAVGTAGSVRAALAVLDTSRPDLVLLDAYLPDGSGIDLVRRIEPDVILVTAADDPATVRRALRGGAVSYLVKPFAPELLTARLAAYAAFRAGLASDRPLDQAGIDRAIHALRPGRASAQARPATEQAVLDALSASDAELSAPEIAERVGVSRATAQRYLGALARDRVVDVQLNYGSTGRPEHRYRILRPRG, encoded by the coding sequence ATGACCGACGACCTCACCGTCCTCATCGTCGACGACGACTTCCGCATCGCCCGTCTGCACGAGGGCATCGTGGAGCAGGCCCCCGGGTTCCGCGCCGTCGGCACCGCGGGCAGCGTGCGGGCGGCGCTCGCCGTGCTCGACACGTCCCGCCCCGACCTCGTGCTCCTCGACGCGTACCTGCCCGACGGCAGCGGGATCGACCTGGTGCGGCGCATCGAGCCCGACGTGATCCTCGTCACGGCCGCCGACGACCCCGCCACCGTCCGCCGCGCCCTCCGCGGCGGTGCCGTCTCCTACCTCGTCAAGCCGTTCGCGCCCGAGCTGCTCACCGCGCGCCTCGCGGCCTACGCGGCCTTCCGCGCCGGGCTCGCGAGCGACCGCCCGCTCGACCAGGCCGGCATCGACCGCGCCATCCACGCGCTGCGGCCCGGCCGCGCGTCCGCGCAGGCCCGACCGGCGACCGAGCAGGCCGTGCTCGACGCCCTGTCCGCATCCGACGCGGAGCTCAGCGCCCCCGAGATCGCCGAGCGCGTCGGCGTCTCCCGCGCCACCGCGCAGCGCTACCTCGGCGCGCTCGCCCGCGACCGCGTGGTCGACGTGCAGCTCAACTACGGATCCACGGGCCGCCCGGAGCACCGCTACCGGATCCTGCGGCCGCGCGGCTGA
- a CDS encoding aminotransferase class III-fold pyridoxal phosphate-dependent enzyme: MTEGALAVTGNALKRGGAGHPLHHAVAVPFDGYLGGETDTLAYFEKLLDDSGSGVDLPAGVIVETAQGEGGINVATPEWLRKLRDLTTRHGIVLIVDDVQMGCGRTGGFFSFEESGIVPDIVTLSKSIGGYGLPMALTLLKPELDQWKPGEHNGTFRGIAPAFLTGAEAIRLYWADGELEASTLRKGERIHEVFTEIAASAAPQTQLKVRGRGLARGIEFPSGDLAGAVCRAAFERGMLMETSGAGGTVMKVLPALTITDEQVEEGLAIIRASVAEVLGSTSEELAADEVPLPVVVGS; this comes from the coding sequence ATGACCGAGGGCGCGCTCGCGGTCACCGGCAACGCGCTCAAGCGCGGCGGCGCCGGCCACCCGCTGCACCACGCGGTCGCGGTGCCCTTCGACGGCTACCTCGGCGGCGAGACCGACACCCTCGCGTACTTCGAGAAGCTGCTCGACGACTCGGGCTCGGGTGTCGACCTGCCCGCCGGCGTCATCGTCGAGACCGCGCAGGGCGAGGGCGGCATCAACGTCGCTACGCCTGAGTGGCTGCGGAAGCTCCGGGACCTGACCACGCGCCACGGCATCGTGCTTATCGTCGACGACGTGCAGATGGGCTGCGGCCGCACGGGCGGGTTCTTCAGCTTCGAGGAGTCGGGCATCGTCCCCGACATCGTCACGCTCTCCAAGTCCATCGGCGGCTACGGCCTGCCCATGGCCCTCACGTTGCTCAAGCCCGAGCTCGACCAGTGGAAGCCCGGCGAGCACAACGGCACCTTCCGCGGCATCGCGCCCGCGTTCCTCACGGGCGCCGAGGCCATCCGCCTGTACTGGGCCGACGGCGAGCTCGAGGCGTCGACGCTGCGCAAGGGCGAGCGGATCCACGAGGTCTTCACCGAGATCGCCGCCTCCGCCGCGCCGCAGACGCAGCTCAAGGTGCGCGGCCGCGGCCTCGCGCGCGGCATCGAGTTCCCCTCCGGCGACCTCGCCGGCGCGGTCTGCCGGGCGGCGTTCGAGCGCGGCATGCTCATGGAGACCTCGGGCGCCGGCGGCACGGTCATGAAGGTGCTGCCCGCGCTCACCATCACCGACGAGCAGGTCGAGGAGGGTCTCGCGATCATCCGCGCGTCCGTCGCCGAGGTGCTGGGCTCCACGAGCGAGGAGCTCGCGGCCGACGAGGTGCCGCTGCCGGTGGTCGTCGGGAGCTGA
- a CDS encoding alpha/beta fold hydrolase gives MAASGDVDPLRAPGTAMIRVGDRDVRHRVTGTGDPLLLLHGIGRSLEDWEEQHDRLSAGHALHSLDLPGSGWSDPVDGGTTLESIADALPAYLDAAGVRGPVTVVGNSLGGAVAMTLATRHPDRVRALVLADSAGFGRQVTVGLRMLAFDPLATLLMRPTPGNSRRSTRTIFHDPALTTDERVRHAQALSARPAHAATMLDIARDLGTVRGVSSRWRRPLVEGVRASGLPVLALWGDRDRILPPGHLAAVARELPDALTRMIPDCGHMPQIERPDLFAELVGDFLGSLPPAAAARAAPREP, from the coding sequence ATGGCCGCATCCGGGGACGTCGATCCGCTCCGGGCCCCGGGGACCGCGATGATCCGGGTCGGCGACCGCGACGTGCGGCACCGCGTGACCGGAACCGGGGATCCGCTCCTGCTCCTGCACGGCATCGGCCGCAGCCTCGAGGACTGGGAGGAGCAGCACGACCGCCTCTCCGCCGGCCATGCGCTGCACAGCCTCGACCTGCCGGGGTCCGGCTGGTCGGATCCGGTCGACGGCGGCACGACGCTCGAGTCGATCGCGGATGCGCTGCCCGCCTACCTCGACGCGGCGGGCGTGCGTGGCCCCGTGACCGTGGTCGGCAACTCGCTCGGCGGCGCGGTCGCGATGACCCTCGCGACCCGGCACCCGGATCGCGTGCGGGCGCTCGTGCTCGCGGACAGCGCGGGCTTCGGCCGGCAGGTCACCGTGGGCCTCCGGATGCTCGCGTTCGACCCGCTCGCGACGCTCCTCATGCGGCCGACGCCCGGCAACTCCCGGCGCTCGACCCGCACGATCTTCCACGACCCGGCGCTCACGACCGACGAGCGCGTGCGGCACGCGCAGGCGCTGTCGGCCCGACCGGCCCACGCGGCCACGATGCTCGACATCGCGCGCGACCTCGGCACGGTCCGCGGCGTGAGCTCACGCTGGCGCCGGCCGCTGGTGGAGGGCGTGCGGGCGTCGGGCCTCCCGGTGCTCGCGCTGTGGGGCGATCGCGACCGGATTCTCCCGCCGGGCCACCTCGCGGCCGTCGCGCGGGAGCTGCCCGACGCGCTGACCCGCATGATCCCGGACTGCGGTCACATGCCGCAGATCGAGCGCCCTGACCTCTTCGCCGAGCTGGTGGGCGACTTCCTCGGCTCGCTGCCCCCCGCCGCAGCGGCACGCGCCGCCCCGCGGGAGCCCTGA
- a CDS encoding sensor histidine kinase, whose translation MDRATGRRRAGLDFARRTLVLQLLVVLVVVGIATVAYGLLSSSENREEAQATALAIARTAAEDPALRAAVTAETADPATATSADLADGPVQRTAEAVRERTGALFVVVTDDRGLRLAHPDPAELGQRVSTDPAAALSGREEVTWATGTLGESARAKVPVRALADASAGGDDDGAAGSASSRVVGEVSVGFAAATVRDSIGVDVAAIAVVALLALGVGAVASGILSRRLARLTLGLQPSELAGLVQDQAAVLSGVGEGVLGIGPDGRVTVCNPRAAALLGLEDPVGRTLADLDVAPVLRDAVAEAQAGAAAGSPSLRAVVDDRLLFVDVARVDRDGRDLGTVMVLRDETDIEAMSRRLTAVTAMSTALRVQRHEFANRLHVVRGLVATGRVDEADSYLAGVLEQGPVAFPTVDAGLVDEPYLQAFLGAKAMEAEERGVALRVGPGTLVRGILVRPEEVTTVLGNLVDNAVHAAVRGSRADRWVEVEALDDGVDLHLAVSDSGDGLAASDAGRVFRRRPDDVGAVAEALAAEEDAAADGPAADALAADAPVAGGAGDRGGADPAHGLGFGLPLVRDIARRDGGDVWVADPGGPPPHAEAGAVFCARLAGVVEPPDADPPTADDADAPADPDPDPDRPDTRDPDGAPA comes from the coding sequence GTGGACCGAGCGACGGGGCGACGACGGGCGGGGCTCGACTTCGCGCGCCGCACCCTCGTCCTCCAGCTGCTCGTCGTGCTCGTGGTGGTGGGGATCGCGACCGTCGCCTACGGTCTGCTGAGCTCCTCCGAGAACCGCGAGGAGGCGCAGGCGACGGCGCTCGCGATCGCCAGGACGGCCGCCGAGGATCCCGCGCTCCGGGCCGCCGTGACCGCCGAGACCGCGGATCCCGCGACGGCCACCTCCGCCGACCTCGCCGACGGGCCGGTGCAGCGCACGGCCGAGGCGGTGCGCGAGCGGACCGGCGCGCTGTTCGTCGTGGTCACCGACGACCGGGGGCTGCGGCTCGCGCACCCCGACCCGGCCGAGCTCGGGCAGCGGGTGAGCACGGATCCCGCCGCCGCGCTCTCGGGGCGCGAGGAGGTGACGTGGGCCACCGGCACGCTCGGGGAGTCGGCGCGGGCGAAGGTGCCGGTGCGGGCGCTGGCGGATGCGTCCGCGGGCGGCGACGACGACGGCGCCGCGGGCAGCGCGTCGAGCCGCGTCGTCGGCGAGGTCAGCGTCGGCTTCGCGGCGGCGACCGTGCGCGACTCCATCGGCGTCGACGTCGCGGCCATCGCGGTCGTCGCCCTGCTCGCGCTCGGCGTCGGGGCGGTGGCCAGCGGGATCCTCTCGCGGCGGCTCGCGCGCCTCACCCTCGGCCTCCAGCCGTCCGAGCTGGCGGGCCTCGTGCAGGACCAGGCGGCCGTGCTCTCCGGCGTCGGCGAGGGCGTCCTCGGGATCGGGCCCGACGGCCGGGTGACCGTCTGCAACCCGCGCGCCGCGGCGCTGCTCGGCCTCGAGGATCCGGTGGGCCGCACGCTCGCGGACCTCGACGTCGCGCCGGTGCTGCGCGACGCGGTGGCCGAGGCGCAGGCCGGGGCCGCTGCCGGATCTCCGTCGCTGCGCGCCGTGGTCGACGACCGGCTGCTCTTCGTCGACGTCGCCCGCGTCGACCGCGACGGACGCGACCTCGGCACGGTGATGGTGCTGCGCGACGAGACCGACATCGAGGCGATGAGCCGCCGCCTCACGGCCGTCACCGCGATGTCCACGGCGCTCCGCGTGCAGCGTCACGAGTTCGCGAACCGCCTCCACGTCGTGCGCGGTCTCGTCGCCACCGGCCGGGTCGACGAGGCCGACAGCTACCTCGCGGGCGTGCTCGAGCAGGGGCCCGTGGCGTTCCCGACGGTCGACGCGGGGCTCGTCGACGAGCCGTACCTGCAGGCGTTCCTCGGGGCGAAGGCGATGGAGGCGGAGGAGCGCGGCGTGGCGCTGCGGGTCGGGCCCGGCACGCTCGTGCGCGGGATCCTGGTGCGGCCCGAGGAGGTCACGACCGTGCTCGGCAACCTTGTCGACAACGCGGTGCACGCGGCCGTCCGCGGATCCCGCGCTGACAGGTGGGTGGAGGTGGAGGCGCTCGACGACGGGGTCGACCTGCACCTCGCGGTCTCCGACTCGGGCGACGGGCTGGCCGCGTCCGACGCCGGGCGCGTGTTCCGCCGACGCCCCGACGACGTGGGTGCGGTGGCGGAGGCGCTGGCGGCGGAGGAGGACGCGGCGGCGGATGGGCCCGCCGCGGACGCACTCGCCGCGGACGCGCCGGTCGCGGGCGGCGCTGGCGACCGCGGGGGAGCGGATCCCGCGCACGGCCTCGGCTTCGGCCTCCCGCTCGTGCGCGACATCGCCCGGCGCGACGGGGGCGACGTGTGGGTCGCGGATCCCGGCGGCCCGCCGCCCCACGCGGAGGCCGGTGCCGTGTTCTGCGCGCGCCTCGCGGGCGTGGTGGAGCCGCCGGACGCGGATCCGCCCACGGCCGACGACGCCGACGCCCCTGCCGACCCCGACCCCGACCCCGACCGCCCCGACACCCGCGACCCCGACGGAGCCCCCGCATGA
- a CDS encoding NUDIX domain-containing protein, translating to MEHRVACGLLVRSAHVLLAHRSATKAWYPHVWDFPGGHLEPGESSLHALVRELREELDVKIDPPAGGPIRVLKMADARIEIWQIVSWAGVITNAAPEEHDAVGWFTAEEAAGLDLADARYPQLIRDALI from the coding sequence GTGGAGCACCGAGTCGCCTGCGGATTGCTCGTCCGATCGGCTCACGTGCTGCTGGCTCACCGTTCCGCGACGAAGGCCTGGTACCCGCACGTCTGGGACTTCCCGGGCGGTCATCTCGAGCCGGGCGAGAGCAGCCTCCACGCTCTGGTGCGCGAGCTGCGCGAGGAGCTGGACGTGAAGATCGACCCACCGGCCGGTGGCCCCATCCGTGTGCTCAAGATGGCAGACGCCCGCATCGAGATCTGGCAGATCGTCAGCTGGGCCGGTGTGATCACGAATGCGGCCCCGGAGGAGCACGACGCGGTCGGGTGGTTTACGGCGGAGGAAGCGGCTGGGCTCGACCTCGCGGACGCCCGATATCCCCAGCTGATACGCGACGCGCTGATCTGA
- a CDS encoding CitMHS family transporter yields MVLTFMALIMTKRLTPMVALILVPTIFGLFAGAGLGIGDMVIEALGDLAPTAALLMFAIIYFGIMIDVGLFDPLVRLILRLAGGDPAKIVLGTAILAAAVSLDGDGSTTFIVTTAAMLPIYRKLGMSPVVLTCTAGLANGTLNIVPWGGPTVRAAAALKVSPTDIFVPMIPSLLVGIALVMSFAWTMGLRERSRLAALGEARAEGGLDAASASGSGAGVGGSTGGSGWWRAGRGAPATPRGGLITMAPALVRAETAAVSTLGTTMLDPDRETLRPRMIWFNLGLTIVVLALLIMDQLPLAYVFMVGAAIALIANFRDLKHQGERIAAHAPSVVGVVSMVLAAGVLIGVLNGTGMVSAMSAWLVTIIPDALGPGLAVITGVLSIPMTFFMSNDAFYYGMLPVLAESAANYGIDPVEMARASITGQPVHLQSPLVPAILLLVSLADVNLGDHHRKVLWRAVLVSLTMLAVGVLTAVIPI; encoded by the coding sequence ATGGTCCTCACCTTCATGGCGCTCATCATGACCAAGCGGCTGACGCCCATGGTCGCCCTGATCCTCGTGCCGACGATCTTCGGCCTCTTCGCGGGCGCGGGCCTCGGCATCGGCGACATGGTCATCGAGGCGCTCGGCGACCTCGCGCCCACGGCCGCGCTGCTGATGTTCGCCATCATCTACTTCGGCATCATGATCGACGTCGGCCTCTTCGACCCGCTGGTGCGCCTCATCCTCCGCCTCGCGGGCGGCGACCCGGCGAAGATCGTGCTCGGCACGGCGATCCTCGCGGCCGCGGTCTCCCTCGACGGCGACGGATCCACGACCTTCATCGTCACGACGGCGGCCATGCTGCCGATCTACCGCAAGCTCGGGATGAGCCCGGTGGTCCTCACCTGCACGGCCGGCCTCGCGAACGGCACGCTCAACATCGTCCCGTGGGGCGGCCCGACCGTCCGCGCGGCGGCGGCGCTCAAGGTCTCACCGACCGACATCTTCGTGCCGATGATCCCGTCGCTCCTCGTCGGCATCGCGCTCGTCATGAGCTTCGCCTGGACCATGGGCCTCCGCGAGCGCAGCCGCCTCGCGGCGCTCGGCGAGGCGCGCGCCGAGGGCGGCCTCGACGCCGCCAGCGCCAGCGGGTCAGGCGCAGGCGTCGGCGGATCCACGGGCGGCTCCGGCTGGTGGCGCGCCGGTCGCGGCGCCCCCGCGACCCCGCGCGGCGGCCTCATCACGATGGCCCCGGCGCTCGTCCGCGCCGAGACGGCCGCCGTCTCCACGCTCGGCACCACGATGCTCGACCCCGACCGCGAGACCCTGCGCCCTCGCATGATCTGGTTCAACCTCGGTCTCACGATCGTGGTGCTCGCGCTGCTGATCATGGACCAGCTGCCGCTCGCCTACGTCTTCATGGTCGGTGCTGCCATCGCGCTGATCGCCAACTTCCGCGACCTCAAGCACCAGGGCGAGCGCATCGCGGCGCACGCGCCCAGCGTGGTCGGCGTGGTCTCGATGGTGCTCGCGGCGGGCGTCCTCATCGGCGTGCTCAACGGCACCGGGATGGTGTCGGCGATGTCCGCGTGGCTCGTGACGATCATCCCGGACGCCCTCGGCCCCGGCCTCGCGGTCATCACGGGCGTGCTCAGCATCCCGATGACCTTCTTCATGAGCAACGACGCCTTCTACTACGGCATGCTCCCGGTGCTCGCGGAGAGCGCCGCGAACTACGGCATCGACCCGGTCGAGATGGCGCGCGCGTCCATCACCGGGCAGCCCGTGCACCTGCAGAGCCCGCTCGTGCCGGCGATCCTGCTGCTCGTCTCGCTCGCGGACGTGAACCTCGGCGACCACCACCGCAAGGTGCTGTGGCGCGCGGTGCTCGTGTCGCTGACGATGCTCGCCGTGGGCGTGCTCACGGCGGTGATCCCGATCTGA